The following proteins are encoded in a genomic region of Bicyclus anynana chromosome 12, ilBicAnyn1.1, whole genome shotgun sequence:
- the LOC112054336 gene encoding palmitoyltransferase ZDHHC6 — MFNVLSRLADMKLPPIGRLFSWGPILILSIMGFLTYMVFYFVEMWWVPSQSVGGMVHITVYCITTLSSLCWFLTASFTGPGRVPRGWTPPNEAAVEYLQYCNTCKAYKAPRSLHCKKCGFCVKKLDHHCPWINICVGHDNHLYFAIFLTFTLLACFQAAIVVTTCLYHAINRGWYIQQGLQPVISLSSSRLMLTMFATGLAVGAVVAAVFLLHGQLTGFIKNFTEIEGWVLEKAKYRRRAAGLPAFVYPYDMGWKENLKLLLARDFDGLWWPVRKGCSPKEMMDEQKAQKKDRESRFFVCNVSDEYDGARVPLAAYPRAALAPPLSLAPRLPLRLGDCVRVLVDGPQWMFGVKLTTEGQETGKRGWFPRAAVYTEEDLEDAQIDAQTDTQTHTITNALTVKTKSA, encoded by the exons ATGTTTAACGTACTCTCTCGTTTGGCTGATATGAAGCTCCCTCCTATCGGAAGGCTGTTCAGCTGGGGGCCCATATTGATTTTAA GTATAATGGGCTTCCTCACCTACATGGTGTTCTATTTTGTGGAGATGTGGTGGGTGCCGTCCCAGAGCGTGGGCGGCATGGTGCACATAACGGTGTACTGCATAACGACTCTCAGCTCCTTATGCTGGTTCTTGACTGCATCCTTCACCGGCCCCGGCCGCGTGCCCCGGGGATGGACTCCT CCCAACGAAGCTGCGGTAGAGTATCTGCAGTACTGTAACACGTGCAAGGCATACAAGGCTCCAAGATCGCTTCATTGCAAGAAAT GTGGTTTCTGCGTCAAAAAGCTGGACCACCATTGCCCGTGGATCAACATCTGCGTGGGTCACGACAACCATCTGTACTTCGCCATATTCCTCACGTTCACCTTGCTGGCCTGCTTCCAGGCTGCCATC GTGGTGACAACATGCCTGTACCACGCCATCAACCGCGGCTGGTACATCCAGCAAGGCCTGCAGCCGGTCATCAGCCTGTCGTCGTCGCGCCTCATGCTGACCATGTTCGCCACGGGACTGGCCGTGGGCGCCGTGGTCGCTGCGGTGTTCCTTCTTCACGGACAG TTAACAGGCTTCATCAAGAACTTCACGGAGATCGAGGGCTGGGTGTTGGAGAAGGCCAAGTACAGGCGACGCGCCGCGGGTCTGCCCGCCTTCGTGTACCCCTACGACATGGGCTGGAAGGAGAACCTCAAGCTGCTGCTCGCGAGGGACTTCGACGGACTGTGGTGGCCCGTGCGGAAGGGCTGCAGCCCCAAGGAGATGATG GATGAGCAAAAAGCGCAGAAGAAGGACCGCGAGAGCCGCTTCTTCGTGTGCAACGTGAGCGACGAGTACGACGGCGCGCGCGTGCCGCTTGCCGCCTACCCGCGCGCCGCGCTCGCGCCGCCGCTCTCGCTCGCGCCGCGCCTGCCGCTGCGCCTCGGCGACTGCGTGCGCGTGCTCGTGGACGGACC gCAATGGATGTTCGGTGTAAAACTAACAACTGAAGGGCAAGAGACCGGGAAACGCGGCTGGTTCCCGCGGGCGGCCGTCTACACAGAGGAGGATCTAGAGGACGCACAAATCGACGCACAGACCGACACACAAACACATACTATCACCAACGCACTAACTGTAAAAACAAAATcggcataa